One window of the Mycobacterium xenopi genome contains the following:
- a CDS encoding prolyl oligopeptidase family serine peptidase, which produces MCSMAAEPLDDPYLWLEDITGEDALDWVRAHNEPTVAEFGGPDFERMRADALEVLDTDARIPYVRRRGEFLYNFWRDAANPRGLWRRTTLESYRSEKPDWEVLIDVDELSRADDENWVWAGATVLEPEYTRALIGLSRGGSDAAVIRELDMATREFVPDGFALPEAKTYISWADADTVLVGTDFGHDSLTESGYPRLVKRWRRGQPLTEAQTLFEGSRSDVLVAASVDRTPGFERTLLRRAVDFFNDEVYELRGDELIRIDAPTDATLSVHRQWLLIELRTDWSTGTACYPAGSLVAADYEKFLAGTASLQVVFEPDEHTCLHQYAWTRDRLFLVTLADVASRVEAVTPGSWARQPVPGLPTAATTVIAAADDTGDEIFLDSSGFDTPSRLLRGTTDEPLAEIKSAPSFFDAGNLSVTQHFVASKDGASIPYFVVRPRDVSGPGPTLLSGYGGFEVARTPGYDGVLGRLWLARGGTYVLANIRGGGEYGPRWHTQAMREHRHLVAEDFAAVATDLVQRGITTVDRLGAQGGSNGGLLMGIMLTQYPQLFGALVCQVPLLDMRRFHRLLAGASWVAEYGDPDNPDDWEFISEYSPYQHISADAHYPPVLITTSTRDDRVHPGHARKMTAALEAAGHRVWYYENIEGGHAGAADNAQIAFKAALSFSFLWRMLGQEH; this is translated from the coding sequence ATGTGTTCCATGGCCGCTGAACCGTTGGACGACCCGTATCTGTGGCTGGAGGACATCACCGGCGAGGATGCACTGGACTGGGTTCGGGCGCACAACGAGCCGACCGTGGCCGAGTTCGGCGGTCCGGATTTCGAGCGGATGCGCGCCGATGCGCTGGAGGTGCTCGACACCGACGCCCGCATCCCCTATGTGCGCCGCCGGGGCGAATTCCTCTACAACTTCTGGCGCGATGCCGCCAACCCGCGCGGCCTGTGGCGGCGCACCACGCTGGAGAGCTACCGCAGCGAAAAACCGGACTGGGAGGTACTGATCGACGTCGACGAACTGAGCCGCGCCGACGACGAAAACTGGGTGTGGGCCGGGGCAACCGTCCTCGAACCCGAGTACACCCGGGCGCTCATCGGCCTGTCCCGTGGCGGCTCAGACGCGGCGGTGATCCGCGAACTCGACATGGCCACACGTGAATTCGTCCCCGACGGGTTCGCGCTGCCCGAAGCCAAGACGTACATCAGCTGGGCCGATGCGGATACCGTCCTGGTGGGCACCGACTTCGGCCACGACTCGCTGACCGAATCCGGCTATCCGCGCCTCGTCAAGCGATGGCGGCGCGGGCAGCCGTTGACCGAGGCACAGACGCTGTTCGAAGGGTCGCGGAGTGACGTCCTGGTGGCGGCCTCGGTCGACCGCACTCCCGGTTTCGAGCGCACCCTGCTGCGGCGGGCAGTCGACTTCTTCAACGACGAGGTCTACGAGCTGCGCGGTGATGAGCTCATCCGAATCGACGCACCCACCGACGCGACCCTCTCGGTGCACCGGCAGTGGTTGCTGATCGAGCTGCGCACGGACTGGTCCACCGGCACCGCGTGCTACCCGGCCGGCTCGCTGGTGGCCGCCGACTACGAGAAATTCCTCGCCGGAACAGCGTCCTTACAGGTGGTATTCGAGCCCGACGAGCACACCTGCCTGCACCAGTACGCCTGGACCCGCGACCGGCTTTTCCTGGTCACGCTGGCCGACGTGGCCAGCCGGGTCGAGGCCGTCACACCGGGCAGCTGGGCGCGCCAACCGGTGCCCGGCCTGCCGACCGCCGCGACGACGGTGATCGCCGCCGCCGACGACACCGGCGACGAGATCTTCCTGGATTCCAGCGGATTCGACACCCCGTCCCGGCTGCTGCGCGGCACTACCGACGAGCCGCTGGCAGAAATCAAATCCGCACCGTCGTTCTTCGACGCCGGAAACCTCAGCGTCACACAGCATTTCGTCGCATCTAAGGACGGCGCGTCGATTCCGTACTTTGTCGTCCGCCCGCGCGACGTCTCGGGGCCCGGGCCCACGCTGTTGTCCGGCTACGGCGGCTTCGAGGTGGCGCGCACGCCAGGCTACGACGGGGTGCTGGGCCGGTTGTGGCTCGCCCGCGGCGGCACCTATGTGCTGGCCAACATCCGCGGCGGCGGTGAATACGGACCACGCTGGCACACCCAGGCCATGCGGGAGCACCGGCACCTGGTGGCCGAGGACTTCGCCGCGGTGGCAACGGATTTGGTACAGCGCGGCATCACCACTGTCGACCGGCTCGGCGCCCAGGGCGGCAGCAACGGCGGGTTGCTGATGGGCATCATGCTCACCCAGTATCCGCAGCTCTTCGGTGCGCTGGTGTGCCAGGTGCCGCTGCTGGACATGCGCCGGTTTCACCGGCTGCTGGCGGGTGCATCGTGGGTGGCCGAATACGGTGACCCGGACAATCCCGACGATTGGGAGTTCATCTCCGAATACTCGCCGTATCAACATATTTCCGCCGACGCGCACTATCCGCCGGTGCTGATCACCACGTCGACGCGCGACGACCGGGTACATCCGGGGCATGCCCGCAAGATGACCGCAGCGCTGGAGGCCGCCGGGCACCGGGTCTGGTACTACGAAAACATCGAGGGCGGACACGCCGGCGCGGCCGACAACGCGCAGATCGCATTCAAAGCGGCACTAAGCTTCTCGTTCCTGTGGCGGATGCTCGGCCAGGAGCATTGA
- a CDS encoding putative holin, with protein sequence MIPLPRAWLLASAMLAGTATGLLAAAAATVSVHTRVRPDVVIALVVGVPSALGLLLILLSRHRWVTALGAFLLALAPGWFGLLVAIQVGANA encoded by the coding sequence GTGATTCCGCTTCCACGTGCCTGGCTGCTCGCCAGCGCCATGCTGGCCGGCACCGCGACGGGGTTGCTGGCGGCAGCGGCGGCCACCGTGAGTGTCCATACCAGGGTGCGGCCGGATGTCGTGATCGCCTTGGTGGTCGGGGTGCCCAGTGCGCTGGGCCTGTTGCTGATCCTGTTATCCCGGCATCGCTGGGTGACCGCCCTCGGCGCGTTTCTCCTCGCGCTGGCACCGGGGTGGTTCGGGCTGCTCGTCGCGATCCAGGTGGGCGCCAATGCCTGA
- a CDS encoding DUF2867 domain-containing protein, giving the protein MPTEVNDEGEMRCLVTGATGYVGARLVPRLLGRGYQVRVLARNPRKLDEVPWRESAEVACGDLSAAETLPAAFTGVDVVYYLVHSMGSSADFAAEERRAAMNVVAAARAAEVRRLIYLSGLHPSGARLSPHLESRTTVGDILLSSGIETLVLQAGVIIGSGSASFEMIRHLTDRLPVMTTPKWVHNRIQPIAIRDVMHYLVEAAEATVPTSRTWDVGGPDVLEYGEMMQVYAEVAGLRRRVIVVLPFLTPTIASWWVGLVTPIPAGLARPLVESLHCNAVMADHDIDTVIAPPAAGLTGYRDAVKLALLRTTQAKVESSWRSAASDGEPSEPLPSDPKWAGEVAYTASRSAWTPATPAELWKSINDAAAHHRWRLEKLEPGELLLLRSHTRGPGQAWLEMRVREAAGSGSHYEQRSIFYPHGIAGRIYWYVGLPLHRNRFRQVFRNVTARAAAAHGNGS; this is encoded by the coding sequence ATGCCGACTGAAGTGAACGACGAGGGTGAGATGCGCTGCTTGGTAACCGGGGCGACGGGATACGTTGGTGCTCGTCTGGTGCCGAGGCTTCTAGGCCGCGGCTATCAGGTGCGGGTATTGGCTCGAAACCCGCGGAAGCTGGACGAAGTTCCTTGGCGTGAAAGCGCTGAGGTGGCGTGTGGTGATCTCAGCGCCGCCGAAACCCTGCCTGCCGCGTTCACCGGCGTCGACGTCGTCTATTACCTGGTCCATTCGATGGGCTCCAGCGCGGACTTCGCCGCGGAAGAGCGCCGCGCGGCGATGAATGTGGTAGCTGCCGCCCGTGCTGCCGAGGTTCGCAGGCTGATTTATCTCAGCGGGCTGCATCCCTCAGGCGCGCGGTTATCCCCGCATCTCGAGTCGCGGACCACTGTCGGCGACATTCTGCTCAGCTCGGGTATCGAGACTCTCGTGCTGCAGGCCGGGGTGATCATCGGTTCCGGCTCCGCCTCTTTCGAGATGATCAGACATCTCACCGACCGGCTGCCGGTGATGACGACACCCAAGTGGGTGCACAACAGGATTCAGCCGATCGCGATCCGCGACGTCATGCACTACCTGGTCGAGGCCGCCGAGGCAACAGTGCCGACGTCGCGAACCTGGGACGTCGGCGGACCCGATGTGCTGGAGTACGGCGAGATGATGCAGGTCTACGCCGAGGTGGCCGGATTGCGGCGGCGTGTCATCGTGGTCTTGCCGTTCCTGACGCCGACGATCGCCAGCTGGTGGGTCGGCCTGGTGACGCCCATCCCGGCGGGGCTGGCCCGACCGCTGGTGGAGTCCTTGCACTGCAATGCTGTCATGGCCGATCACGACATCGACACCGTGATCGCACCACCAGCGGCGGGTCTTACGGGTTACCGCGATGCGGTCAAGCTGGCACTGCTGCGCACCACCCAGGCGAAGGTCGAATCCTCTTGGAGGTCAGCCGCATCCGACGGTGAGCCATCCGAACCGTTGCCCAGCGATCCGAAATGGGCGGGTGAGGTTGCTTACACGGCCAGCCGTTCGGCCTGGACGCCTGCAACTCCCGCCGAGCTGTGGAAATCGATCAACGACGCGGCGGCTCACCATCGTTGGCGGCTGGAAAAACTCGAACCCGGCGAGTTGCTGCTTTTGCGCAGCCATACTCGGGGGCCGGGCCAAGCCTGGCTTGAGATGCGCGTGCGCGAGGCCGCCGGATCCGGCAGCCACTATGAGCAACGCTCGATCTTCTATCCGCACGGCATTGCCGGCCGCATTTACTGGTATGTCGGTTTGCCGTTGCACCGCAACCGGTTTCGTCAAGTATTCCGAAACGTCACTGCCCGCGCCGCTGCGGCCCACGGCAACGGGTCGTGA
- a CDS encoding TspO/MBR family protein has protein sequence MNKTTLTGTGLAVAAASGVGSIASRRRSEHWYARLRKPRYVPPNYVFPLAWTTLYGDIAVSSAAAIDRLNAENRGPQARKLVAALATNLVLNAGWSWLFFRHRKLGASAAAAAVLTLSSSDLARRVGEANQPAGIALTAYPLWCAFATLLSTRIWWLNR, from the coding sequence TTGAACAAAACAACATTGACCGGCACGGGCCTCGCGGTGGCCGCGGCTTCCGGCGTGGGCAGCATCGCCAGCCGACGCCGCTCCGAGCACTGGTACGCGCGATTGCGCAAACCCCGCTACGTTCCGCCAAACTACGTATTCCCGCTGGCGTGGACCACGCTGTACGGCGATATCGCCGTCAGTTCCGCTGCCGCCATCGACCGCTTGAACGCCGAAAACCGTGGTCCGCAGGCCCGCAAATTGGTTGCTGCGTTGGCCACCAACCTTGTCCTTAACGCCGGGTGGAGTTGGCTGTTCTTCAGACACCGCAAGCTGGGTGCCTCCGCGGCCGCGGCCGCCGTGCTGACACTCAGCAGCTCCGACCTGGCCCGACGCGTCGGTGAAGCGAATCAGCCGGCCGGGATTGCGCTGACCGCCTACCCGCTGTGGTGCGCGTTCGCGACGCTGCTGTCCACCAGAATTTGGTGGCTCAATCGTTAA
- a CDS encoding NAD(P)/FAD-dependent oxidoreductase: MRRRFDAPARSVAVIGSGVAGLTAAYVLSRRDRVTLYEADARLGGHAHTHFVDRGDGVVVAVDSAFLVHNDRTYPTLCRLFDELGVTTQESEMSMSITDENSGLEYGGALGMRGLFACWQSLRPSYLRMLAEIVRFHRAAKRLLRNGADDDLETLGSFLDRHGFSAFFVDHFITPLVAGVWSCGGGDALRYPARYLFVFLANHGMLSVFGSPTWRTVSGGSATYVAAVASRLDEVCTGTPVHWLRRLPNGVQVQAGEAAPRFFDAAVVAVHPDQALLLLDDPSPYERAVLGAIRYCPNRALLHTDESLLPRRRHARASWNYLITSTSDQVLITYDVSRLMRIPGGRRFLVTLGGHDRVDPRSVLAETIYAHPLYTPESVAAQRMLPTIDDDHVVFAGAYHGWGFHEDGAASGLRAARRLGVDWPAAAAPKEAVAC, encoded by the coding sequence GTGCGACGACGATTCGATGCACCGGCACGCTCCGTCGCGGTGATCGGCAGCGGCGTGGCGGGCCTCACCGCAGCCTATGTGCTGTCGCGGCGAGACCGGGTCACCCTATATGAGGCCGACGCCCGGCTCGGCGGGCACGCACACACCCACTTCGTCGACCGCGGCGACGGCGTCGTGGTCGCGGTCGACTCGGCATTCCTGGTCCACAACGACCGCACCTACCCGACCCTGTGCCGACTGTTCGACGAGCTCGGTGTCACCACTCAGGAATCCGAGATGTCGATGTCGATCACCGACGAAAACAGCGGTCTCGAATATGGCGGCGCGCTTGGCATGCGGGGGCTATTCGCCTGCTGGCAGTCGCTTCGACCGAGCTACCTGCGCATGCTCGCCGAAATCGTCCGTTTCCACCGTGCCGCGAAGCGGCTGCTGCGCAACGGCGCCGACGACGACCTCGAAACCCTTGGCAGCTTTCTGGACCGACACGGCTTCTCCGCGTTTTTCGTCGACCACTTCATCACACCGTTGGTGGCGGGCGTGTGGTCCTGTGGCGGCGGCGACGCGTTGCGCTATCCGGCGCGGTATCTATTCGTCTTCCTGGCCAACCACGGGATGCTGTCGGTGTTTGGTTCACCGACATGGCGCACCGTCAGCGGGGGCTCGGCAACCTACGTAGCGGCAGTCGCCTCGCGGCTCGATGAGGTCTGCACCGGGACGCCCGTGCATTGGTTGCGCCGGCTGCCCAACGGTGTGCAGGTGCAGGCGGGCGAGGCCGCGCCGCGGTTCTTCGACGCGGCCGTCGTCGCGGTCCATCCCGACCAGGCGTTGCTGCTGCTCGACGACCCCTCGCCGTACGAGCGCGCGGTTCTCGGCGCGATCCGCTACTGCCCGAACCGCGCGCTGCTGCACACCGACGAGTCGCTGCTGCCCCGCCGTCGCCACGCCCGCGCCTCGTGGAACTACCTGATCACCTCTACCAGCGACCAAGTGCTGATCACCTACGACGTCAGCAGACTCATGCGGATCCCCGGCGGCCGGCGATTTTTGGTGACCCTCGGCGGCCATGACCGGGTCGATCCACGATCGGTGCTCGCCGAGACGATCTACGCCCATCCATTGTACACACCGGAATCTGTTGCGGCTCAACGGATGTTGCCGACCATCGACGACGACCACGTGGTGTTCGCGGGTGCCTATCACGGCTGGGGTTTCCACGAGGACGGGGCAGCGTCGGGGCTCCGCGCGGCCCGGCGTCTCGGCGTGGACTGGCCAGCGGCTGCCGCACCGAAAGAGGCCGTCGCATGCTGA
- a CDS encoding SRPBCC family protein — translation MTVITVDAGPKQVSRAVEVAAPASELFAIVADPRRHHELDGSGTVGANIRGPERLEAGARFATKMKMFGMPYRITSTVTAFEPDRLIEWRHPVGHRWRWEFAAITPTKTRVTETFDYRDAGPVKNWLKYYELTGFAKRNAAGIEATLRRLADRYGG, via the coding sequence ATGACCGTCATCACCGTCGACGCCGGACCCAAACAGGTGAGTCGCGCGGTTGAGGTCGCCGCGCCGGCCAGTGAGTTGTTCGCCATCGTCGCCGACCCGCGCCGCCACCATGAGCTCGACGGCTCGGGCACGGTCGGAGCGAACATCCGCGGACCCGAGCGTCTCGAAGCAGGTGCGCGATTTGCCACCAAGATGAAGATGTTCGGCATGCCCTATCGCATCACCAGCACGGTGACCGCGTTCGAACCCGACCGGCTCATCGAATGGCGCCACCCCGTCGGCCACCGCTGGCGCTGGGAGTTCGCCGCGATCACGCCCACCAAGACCCGGGTCACCGAGACCTTCGACTATCGCGACGCCGGACCGGTGAAGAACTGGCTCAAGTACTACGAGCTGACCGGCTTCGCCAAGCGCAACGCCGCCGGCATCGAAGCCACCCTGCGACGGCTCGCGGACCGCTACGGCGGCTGA
- a CDS encoding DUF779 domain-containing protein → MNTPPPRVVITAAAAQLLRQLQERHGPVMFHQSGGCCDGSSPMCYPDGDFLVGDRDVLLGVLDIGDGVPVWISGPQFETWKHTQLVIDVVPGRGGGFSLEAPEGMRFLSRGRAFSDAENALLGDAPVITGADYERGERPPSRGPVVAQAADACPVPARRAGEVTR, encoded by the coding sequence ATGAACACACCGCCGCCCCGGGTGGTGATCACCGCGGCCGCCGCGCAGCTGCTGCGCCAGCTGCAAGAGCGCCACGGCCCGGTGATGTTCCACCAGTCCGGCGGCTGTTGCGACGGGTCGTCGCCGATGTGCTATCCGGACGGGGACTTCCTGGTCGGCGACCGCGACGTGCTGCTCGGTGTGCTCGACATCGGCGACGGGGTCCCGGTGTGGATCTCGGGTCCGCAGTTTGAGACGTGGAAGCACACCCAGCTTGTCATCGATGTGGTGCCGGGCCGCGGCGGCGGGTTCAGCCTGGAAGCACCGGAGGGGATGCGCTTCCTGAGCCGCGGACGGGCCTTCAGCGACGCCGAGAACGCGTTGCTGGGCGACGCGCCGGTGATCACCGGCGCCGACTACGAGCGTGGTGAGCGCCCGCCGTCGCGCGGCCCGGTTGTCGCGCAGGCCGCCGACGCATGTCCGGTACCCGCAAGGCGCGCCGGGGAAGTGACGCGCTAG
- a CDS encoding cryptochrome/photolyase family protein, producing the protein MTVTMALFTRDLRVHDNPVLTAAHRGGDAVVPVFVLDEAILSSDYVTPNKAAFLVDALTDLDDELRRRGGRLIVRRGQFVDEVLRVVDELSITDVHIAADVSAYSQRRERRLRRALAGHGCDLHVHAGSITVAEPGSIVPSGGDHFTVFTPYYRRWLATRGRKPLRAPTTLTVPHSRGEPIPRAGELCPGAASPRLATGGESTGRRLLSRWLYTGVDRYDSRHDDLAADATSRLSPYLHFGCLSPTEIAHRTTQSSEGRKSFVRQLAWRDFHHQVLAARPEAARSDYRTHHDRWHHNARWLDAWRDGRTGYPIVDAGMRQLAAEGWMHNRARLITASFLAKTLYLDWRLGAAHFMSLLVDADVANNQLNWQWVAGTGTDTRPNRVLNPIRQAQRYDPNGDYVRRWIPELADICGPDIHTPWQRPGAAPDYPPRIVDHLEAATDFKAARSGATPTTQ; encoded by the coding sequence ATGACCGTGACGATGGCCCTGTTTACCAGGGACTTGCGGGTTCACGACAATCCCGTGCTGACCGCCGCCCACCGCGGCGGCGACGCAGTCGTGCCGGTCTTCGTCCTCGACGAAGCGATCCTGTCCAGCGACTATGTCACGCCCAACAAGGCCGCGTTCCTGGTTGACGCGCTCACCGACCTCGACGACGAACTACGTCGCCGAGGTGGCCGCTTGATCGTGCGGCGCGGGCAGTTCGTCGACGAAGTGCTGCGCGTCGTCGACGAGTTGTCGATTACCGACGTCCACATCGCCGCCGATGTGAGCGCCTACAGCCAGCGCCGCGAACGGCGATTGCGCCGCGCGCTGGCCGGGCATGGCTGCGATCTGCATGTCCACGCCGGCTCCATCACGGTGGCCGAGCCGGGCAGCATCGTGCCGAGCGGCGGCGATCACTTCACGGTGTTCACGCCCTACTACCGGCGCTGGCTGGCCACGCGGGGCCGCAAACCGTTGCGGGCCCCAACCACGTTGACCGTTCCGCACAGCCGCGGCGAGCCCATCCCCCGCGCCGGCGAGCTGTGCCCAGGGGCCGCCTCGCCGCGGCTGGCCACGGGTGGGGAGAGCACTGGGCGGCGGCTGCTGAGCCGCTGGCTTTACACCGGGGTCGATCGCTATGACAGCCGCCACGACGACCTGGCCGCCGACGCGACCTCACGCCTTTCGCCGTACCTGCACTTCGGGTGCCTGTCGCCCACCGAAATCGCGCACCGGACAACGCAGTCCAGCGAGGGACGTAAATCCTTTGTCCGCCAGTTGGCCTGGCGTGACTTCCATCATCAAGTCCTCGCCGCGCGGCCGGAGGCGGCCCGCTCCGACTACCGAACCCACCACGACCGCTGGCACCACAATGCGCGCTGGCTGGACGCCTGGCGCGATGGACGCACCGGCTATCCCATCGTCGACGCCGGGATGCGGCAGCTGGCTGCCGAAGGCTGGATGCACAACCGCGCTCGTCTGATCACCGCGAGCTTTCTGGCCAAAACTCTCTACCTCGATTGGCGACTCGGTGCCGCTCACTTCATGAGCCTGCTGGTCGATGCGGACGTGGCCAACAACCAACTCAACTGGCAATGGGTGGCCGGAACCGGCACCGACACCCGACCCAACCGGGTGTTGAACCCGATACGGCAGGCCCAACGCTACGACCCCAACGGCGATTACGTGCGGCGCTGGATCCCTGAGCTGGCCGACATTTGCGGCCCTGACATCCACACACCGTGGCAACGGCCCGGGGCAGCCCCTGATTATCCGCCGCGCATCGTCGATCACCTGGAAGCCGCCACCGACTTCAAAGCCGCCCGAAGCGGCGCTACACCCACCACGCAGTGA
- a CDS encoding aldehyde dehydrogenase family protein: protein MTVYARPGSAGALMSYESRYGNFIGGEWVPPVHGRYFENPTPVTGQTFCEVPRSDDADIDKALDAAHAAAPAWGKTAPAERAAILNKIADRIDANREALALAEVWDNGKPIREALAADIPLAADHFRYFAGAIRAQEGTLSQIDEDTVAYHFHEPLGVVGQIIPWNFPILMASWKLAPALAAGNAAVLKPAEQTPASVLYLMSLIADLLPPGVVNVVNGFGAEAGKPLASSHRVAKVAFTGETTTGRLIMQYASQNLIPVTLELGGKSPNIFFSDVMAAHDDFQDKALEGFTMFALNQGEVCTCPSRSLIQADIYDEFLELAAIRTKAIRQGDPLDTETMLGSQASNDQLEKVLSYIEIGKSEGAKIVTGGERAELGGDLSGGYYVQPTIFTGHNKMRIFQEEIFGPVVAVTSFKDYDEAIAIANDTLYGLGAGVWSRDGNTAYRAGRDIQAGRVWVNCYHLYPAHAAFGGYKQSGIGRENHKMMLDHYQHTKNLMVSYSEKALGFF from the coding sequence ATGACCGTCTACGCACGCCCGGGTTCGGCCGGGGCGCTGATGTCGTATGAATCCCGGTACGGCAACTTCATCGGCGGCGAGTGGGTCCCGCCCGTGCACGGCCGCTACTTCGAAAACCCGACGCCGGTGACCGGCCAGACTTTTTGCGAGGTGCCGCGCTCCGACGACGCCGACATCGACAAGGCGCTCGACGCCGCCCACGCCGCCGCGCCGGCGTGGGGCAAGACAGCTCCGGCCGAGCGGGCGGCGATCCTCAACAAGATCGCCGACCGCATCGACGCCAACCGCGAGGCGCTCGCGCTGGCCGAAGTCTGGGACAACGGCAAGCCGATCCGCGAAGCGCTGGCCGCCGATATCCCGTTGGCCGCCGACCATTTCCGGTATTTCGCCGGAGCGATCCGCGCCCAGGAGGGCACACTCTCCCAGATCGACGAGGACACCGTCGCCTACCACTTCCACGAGCCGCTCGGCGTCGTCGGCCAGATCATTCCGTGGAACTTCCCGATCTTGATGGCGTCGTGGAAGCTCGCGCCCGCGCTGGCCGCCGGTAATGCCGCGGTGCTCAAGCCGGCTGAGCAGACCCCCGCGTCGGTGCTGTATTTGATGTCGCTGATCGCCGACCTGCTGCCGCCGGGCGTGGTCAACGTCGTCAACGGGTTCGGCGCCGAGGCCGGCAAGCCGCTGGCGTCGAGCCACCGCGTCGCCAAGGTGGCGTTCACCGGGGAGACCACCACCGGGCGGCTGATCATGCAGTACGCCAGCCAAAACCTCATCCCGGTGACGCTGGAGCTAGGCGGCAAGAGCCCGAACATCTTCTTCTCGGATGTGATGGCTGCCCACGACGACTTCCAGGACAAGGCGCTGGAAGGCTTCACCATGTTCGCGCTCAACCAGGGCGAGGTGTGCACCTGCCCGTCGCGCAGCCTCATCCAGGCCGACATCTACGATGAGTTCCTGGAACTAGCCGCCATCCGCACCAAGGCCATCCGGCAGGGCGACCCGCTGGACACCGAGACGATGCTGGGCTCGCAAGCTTCCAACGACCAGCTGGAAAAGGTGTTGTCCTACATCGAGATCGGCAAGAGCGAGGGTGCCAAGATCGTCACCGGCGGCGAACGCGCCGAACTGGGCGGGGACCTCTCCGGCGGCTACTACGTGCAGCCGACCATTTTCACCGGCCACAACAAGATGCGCATCTTCCAGGAAGAGATCTTCGGGCCGGTGGTGGCGGTCACGTCGTTCAAGGACTACGACGAAGCTATCGCGATCGCCAACGACACCCTCTATGGGCTGGGCGCGGGTGTGTGGTCAAGGGACGGCAACACCGCCTACCGGGCCGGCCGCGACATCCAGGCCGGCCGGGTGTGGGTGAACTGCTACCACCTCTACCCCGCGCACGCAGCCTTCGGCGGCTACAAGCAGTCGGGCATCGGCCGGGAGAACCACAAGATGATGCTCGACCACTACCAGCACACGAAGAACCTGATGGTGTCCTATTCGGAGAAGGCACTCGGGTTCTTCTGA
- a CDS encoding TIGR01777 family oxidoreductase, with amino-acid sequence MGIEYHSIVGHPQPDVFAWHTRPGAMARLIPPWQPMTVLAEAESIADGRAVLGLPGGLQWVAQHRADEFEPPHKFVDVISSAGPRSWPPRLVGWWRHTHEFNDGGDGTTLVRDRVDTPVPSTALKSTFVYRHRQLADDLAAHRDAAEHVTRPLVVALTGASGLVGSALTAFLTTGGHRVIRLVRRAATTAEEREWDPAAPAEGLLRGVDAVVHLAGASIAGRFTERHKAAVRDSRIEPTRRLAAAAATAENGPSVFVSASAIGYYGYDRGDTPLGEDSARGTGFLADVVADWEAATTPAADAGVRVVLVRTGIVQAARGGTLKLLRPLFFAGVGGRLGSGRQWLSWIGLDDLTDIYYRALYDARLSGPVNAVSPVPVRNSDYTKALAHLLRRPAALPVPSLAPRILLGQQGARELGEADQRVLPARLQELGHRFRHPTVQQALAHQLGHDAD; translated from the coding sequence ATGGGCATCGAATACCACAGCATCGTCGGGCACCCGCAGCCCGATGTCTTCGCCTGGCACACGCGGCCAGGCGCGATGGCCCGGCTGATCCCGCCCTGGCAGCCGATGACAGTGCTGGCCGAAGCCGAGTCGATCGCCGACGGGCGCGCTGTGCTGGGGCTACCCGGCGGCTTGCAGTGGGTGGCGCAACACCGTGCCGACGAGTTCGAGCCGCCGCACAAGTTCGTCGATGTGATCTCGTCAGCGGGGCCACGGTCTTGGCCGCCGCGGTTGGTCGGTTGGTGGCGGCACACACATGAGTTCAACGACGGCGGCGACGGCACCACCCTGGTGCGCGACCGGGTCGACACCCCGGTGCCGAGCACGGCGCTCAAGTCCACCTTCGTGTATCGGCATCGTCAGCTCGCCGACGATCTGGCCGCACACCGCGACGCCGCCGAGCATGTGACGAGACCGCTCGTGGTGGCGCTCACCGGGGCGTCCGGTTTGGTCGGCTCGGCGTTGACCGCGTTTCTCACCACCGGAGGGCATCGGGTGATTCGGCTGGTCCGTCGAGCGGCGACGACGGCCGAGGAACGCGAGTGGGACCCGGCCGCCCCGGCCGAGGGCCTGCTGCGTGGGGTGGACGCGGTCGTTCACCTGGCTGGCGCATCGATCGCGGGCCGGTTCACCGAACGGCACAAGGCGGCCGTCCGCGACAGCCGCATCGAACCCACCCGTCGGCTGGCCGCAGCGGCCGCGACCGCGGAAAACGGCCCGTCCGTATTCGTCAGCGCTTCGGCCATCGGCTACTACGGGTACGACCGGGGCGATACGCCATTGGGCGAGGACAGTGCGCGCGGCACCGGCTTTCTGGCCGACGTGGTCGCCGACTGGGAGGCCGCGACGACGCCCGCCGCCGACGCGGGTGTGCGGGTGGTGTTGGTGCGCACCGGGATCGTGCAGGCTGCTCGCGGGGGCACGTTGAAGTTGTTGCGCCCGTTGTTTTTTGCCGGCGTGGGTGGGCGGCTCGGCAGCGGCCGCCAGTGGCTGTCGTGGATCGGCCTGGACGATCTGACCGACATCTACTACCGTGCGCTCTACGACGCCCGGCTGAGCGGACCCGTCAATGCGGTCAGCCCGGTCCCGGTTCGCAACAGCGACTACACGAAAGCCCTTGCGCACCTGCTGCGCCGTCCCGCCGCTTTGCCCGTTCCGTCCCTGGCACCGCGAATCCTGTTGGGCCAGCAAGGCGCTCGCGAACTCGGCGAAGCCGACCAGCGGGTGCTGCCGGCAAGGCTGCAAGAGCTGGGTCACCGGTTCCGTCACCCCACGGTGCAGCAGGCGCTGGCTCACCAGCTCGGGCACGATGCCGACTGA